One window of Nymphaea colorata isolate Beijing-Zhang1983 chromosome 1, ASM883128v2, whole genome shotgun sequence genomic DNA carries:
- the LOC116264168 gene encoding protein BIC1-like — MARRKLARRTTTIGSIASHNPDMVSALSSPPLSPLPPPPASPPPSAFPGEKRPSHEDRCEEEEEEDAKAVKRAMSTSQEASSPQPPPPPEKLTDSGNCGRERLQRHRSQVAGNVWIPDVWGKEEFLKDWTDCVAFDRSLVPSGLVSAKSALIEECRRSAAGAKGVRINLGAN; from the coding sequence aTGGCTCGACGGAAACTCGCCAGAAGGACGACGACGATCGGCAGCATCGCCTCCCACAATCCGGATATGGTATCTGCTCTCTCATCGCCACCACTATCGCCACTACCACCACCGCCAGCGTCGCCGCCACCATCGGCCTTTCCCGGCGAAAAACGGCCTAGCCATGAGGACAGAtgtgaggaggaggaggaagaggacgCGAAGGCGGTCAAGAGGGCCATGAGCACTTCTCAAGAGGCTTCATCTCCTCAGCCGCCGCCGCCTCCCGAGAAGCTGACCGATAGCGGGAACTGCGGGAGGGAGAGGCTGCAGAGACACCGGAGTCAGGTGGCGGGGAACGTCTGGATACCGGACGTGTGGGGGAAGGAGGAGTTCCTCAAGGACTGGACCGACTGCGTCGCCTTCGATCGGTCGCTCGTTCCCTCCGGCCTTGTCTCCGCCAAGTCTGCGCTCATCGAGGAGTGCCGGCGGAGCGCCGCCGGTGCCAAGGGCGTCCGAATCAATCTCGGCGCCAACTGA